The Spirosoma foliorum genome has a window encoding:
- a CDS encoding histidine kinase dimerization/phosphoacceptor domain -containing protein gives MNGYVVFGWLLLLLCLSASAGQAQSTVLYFDEPPKETLGRNRNQLTINRFFADRDDFLWFVTGSGLSRYDGHEIVTVRSDPADLNSLSSGRVADMIQDERGTFWITTRDGGLNAYNQQTGNVTHFQHQPNNKTSLSSDKLRFLQRDESGYLWIGSDWGMNRFDPKTGRTVRFLPKPGESGQLQGNPLSPILVAPGQSRPGHIYVCTTAGFEQFDRTSNRWQCFPMVTKSGAPVINATDGLNVINGLCKDRRGLIWMGVPDQTGLRVFNPTTGQITWFDRRTADGKPIPFPNVILEDRAGRLWLCCDNDIFRISADRTVVEQCSPVAISNGEQLKELVTLYEDGQGLIWLERASDKNPLFFDPRQERHPNIPLPKFTNTAGAIPTRPGLARPVTESLMPDSEGFLWISTDLGLIRYNPRREEMKIVLKQPLTYFTIPLPGATGASHDPYLLFGAEAGLFVYNKKTGRLTPVRLDKTGRNTIPNAIASVIDGDGDLWISTWGKGLFRIPKGSLLVETGLVSTYEQWKNDPTNANSLLSNTLQKIAVDAQNTVWVCGAAHGLSRVNKRTRQVQRFVLRQGDPDGLASNYTFAPVIDKQGDVWITSGYAAPLQKLSVKTGRFKKYGITNGFTDDYFAHATLDRTGKIWFNQNQVVSCIDPLTERVTTFPQFVGTSVYSTPITALATTGEIYFGCQNNLRRFGPNDTIHNIPKASSPLRLVGVSCFDIDGTQTMRPMPPDRWQANELALSHRENTVELKFALLDYRNTSSRAYAYSLTGPNDEPQWVSIGPKNTVDFAQMKPGTYLFHLKARNSDGIWTNLAPLRIHISPPWWQTLWAYAAYALLLLLGFWYLLKVRLREQARELALQEAVVIKQQRDEIAQKNAQNELLLKEIHHRVKNNLSVVSGLLALQSAKVTDPNVQEAIQASQNRVQSMGIIHQKLYQGKHLGAIEMRDYFHNLGESILDSFDAADRITINCSMPELVLDIDTAVSIGLITNELITNSLKYAFIGKDNGTIRISLTRMGDDSLLLIVADNGIGKQPVETANETGFGTQLVELLTHQLEGTLTYENQNGTLVKLRFNRPAIA, from the coding sequence ATGAATGGATACGTTGTTTTTGGGTGGCTCCTCCTGCTATTGTGCCTGTCCGCGTCTGCCGGGCAGGCACAATCCACGGTGCTTTACTTCGACGAACCCCCCAAAGAGACGCTGGGCCGCAACCGAAATCAATTAACCATTAATCGATTCTTTGCCGACCGAGACGATTTTCTATGGTTCGTCACAGGTAGTGGCCTGAGCCGGTACGACGGCCATGAGATTGTCACGGTACGCTCTGATCCGGCGGATTTGAACTCCCTCTCCTCGGGGCGGGTGGCGGATATGATTCAGGATGAACGAGGCACGTTCTGGATAACCACTCGCGACGGGGGCCTTAATGCCTACAATCAGCAAACGGGCAACGTAACCCATTTTCAGCACCAGCCTAACAACAAAACCAGTTTATCATCCGATAAGCTCCGATTTCTTCAGCGCGATGAATCCGGTTATCTCTGGATCGGGAGCGATTGGGGCATGAATCGGTTCGACCCAAAAACGGGCCGTACTGTCCGTTTTTTGCCCAAACCAGGCGAGTCAGGTCAGTTGCAGGGCAACCCGCTGTCGCCTATTCTGGTAGCCCCCGGCCAATCCAGGCCGGGCCATATTTACGTTTGCACAACGGCTGGGTTCGAGCAGTTTGACCGAACCAGTAACCGTTGGCAGTGCTTTCCGATGGTAACTAAATCAGGTGCGCCCGTCATCAACGCCACAGATGGTCTCAATGTGATTAACGGCCTCTGCAAAGATCGTCGTGGCCTGATCTGGATGGGTGTTCCGGACCAAACCGGGCTGCGGGTTTTTAACCCCACAACAGGGCAAATCACTTGGTTCGATAGGCGAACGGCCGATGGCAAACCCATTCCGTTTCCAAACGTGATTCTGGAAGATCGGGCGGGGCGGCTTTGGCTTTGCTGCGATAATGACATCTTCCGCATTTCAGCCGACCGGACCGTCGTGGAGCAATGCTCACCCGTAGCCATCAGCAATGGGGAGCAACTCAAAGAATTGGTAACCCTGTACGAAGATGGACAGGGGTTGATCTGGCTGGAGAGGGCGAGCGACAAAAATCCGCTTTTTTTCGACCCCCGTCAGGAACGCCACCCCAACATTCCACTGCCAAAATTTACGAACACCGCCGGGGCGATACCGACCCGGCCTGGATTGGCCCGACCCGTCACGGAATCGCTCATGCCCGACTCGGAAGGGTTCCTTTGGATCAGTACCGATCTGGGACTGATTCGCTATAATCCGAGACGGGAAGAGATGAAGATTGTCCTGAAACAACCTCTCACCTATTTCACCATCCCGCTGCCAGGTGCGACCGGGGCCAGCCACGATCCATACCTGCTGTTTGGTGCGGAAGCTGGTCTGTTCGTTTACAACAAAAAGACGGGTCGTCTCACACCCGTCCGTTTAGATAAGACGGGAAGAAATACGATCCCGAATGCCATCGCTTCGGTTATTGACGGGGATGGTGACCTCTGGATATCAACCTGGGGGAAAGGGCTTTTCCGCATTCCAAAGGGCAGTTTATTGGTCGAGACGGGGCTGGTGAGTACCTATGAACAGTGGAAAAACGATCCCACCAATGCCAACAGCCTATTGTCGAACACGCTGCAAAAGATTGCGGTCGATGCCCAGAACACGGTGTGGGTGTGCGGAGCCGCTCACGGCCTTAGTCGGGTCAATAAACGAACCCGACAAGTGCAGCGATTTGTACTCCGGCAAGGCGACCCCGATGGACTGGCCAGCAACTACACCTTTGCGCCCGTGATCGATAAGCAAGGTGATGTATGGATAACGAGTGGGTATGCAGCGCCCTTACAGAAACTGTCGGTCAAAACGGGGCGATTCAAAAAGTATGGCATTACCAACGGGTTTACGGATGATTATTTTGCCCACGCCACCCTCGACAGAACCGGCAAAATCTGGTTCAACCAGAACCAGGTGGTATCCTGTATCGACCCCCTTACGGAGCGCGTAACCACGTTTCCACAGTTTGTAGGCACCTCGGTTTACTCGACGCCCATTACAGCACTGGCTACTACCGGCGAGATTTATTTCGGTTGCCAGAACAACTTACGGCGGTTTGGACCAAACGATACCATCCACAACATTCCTAAAGCCTCCTCACCGCTGCGGTTGGTGGGTGTTTCCTGCTTCGACATCGACGGAACGCAAACCATGCGGCCCATGCCCCCGGATCGCTGGCAAGCCAACGAGCTGGCCTTGTCGCACCGGGAAAACACGGTAGAACTAAAATTTGCGCTGTTGGATTACCGCAACACCAGCAGTCGTGCCTATGCTTATTCCCTGACCGGACCGAATGACGAGCCACAATGGGTAAGCATCGGCCCGAAAAACACCGTCGATTTTGCCCAGATGAAGCCGGGAACCTACCTGTTCCACCTGAAAGCCCGCAATAGCGATGGAATTTGGACAAATCTTGCGCCCCTCCGCATACACATCAGCCCACCCTGGTGGCAAACCCTTTGGGCCTATGCGGCTTATGCGCTATTACTGCTACTCGGCTTTTGGTACCTATTGAAGGTCCGTCTGCGTGAACAAGCCCGCGAACTGGCCCTGCAGGAAGCCGTCGTCATTAAACAACAGCGCGACGAGATTGCTCAGAAAAACGCCCAGAACGAACTCCTGCTGAAAGAGATTCATCACCGGGTCAAGAATAATCTGTCCGTGGTGTCGGGGCTGCTGGCCTTGCAGTCGGCTAAAGTGACTGACCCCAACGTACAGGAAGCCATACAGGCCAGTCAAAACCGGGTGCAGAGTATGGGCATCATTCACCAGAAACTCTACCAGGGTAAGCATTTAGGGGCTATTGAAATGCGCGATTATTTTCACAATCTGGGTGAAAGCATTCTCGATTCGTTCGATGCCGCCGACCGTATCACCATTAATTGTTCGATGCCCGAGCTAGTGCTGGACATCGACACGGCGGTTTCTATAGGATTGATAACGAATGAGTTAATCACTAACTCGCTTAAATATGCATTTATCGGGAAGGACAACGGCACCATTCGCATCAGCCTGACGCGGATGGGCGACGATTCGTTGCTGTTGATAGTAGCTGACAATGGTATCGGTAAACAGCCTGTAGAAACAGCCAATGAAACGGGCTTCGGCACCCAGTTGGTGGAACTGCTTACCCACCAGCTTGAAGGCACGCTGACCTACGAAAACCAGAATGGGACGTTGGTCAAACTCCGCTTCAACCGGCCAGCCATTGCCTAA
- a CDS encoding YybH family protein: MKTNPFTLILAVVAITSVCVTGCNAPAKKAEATTEQVAAKPDMAVIKTEIQAIETEWANATTAKDIDKVMALYADDAVEMADDEPMSVGKAAIRQVLLKSMKARKAGTTVSYETMDVYGDGHLVTEVGKTTIKDAAGNVVSAGKYMGIFEKRDGKFICIRDINNEDQKDK; encoded by the coding sequence ATGAAAACCAATCCATTTACTCTGATCCTGGCCGTTGTTGCCATTACGTCTGTCTGCGTTACTGGTTGCAACGCCCCCGCCAAAAAAGCAGAAGCTACCACTGAGCAGGTAGCGGCTAAACCCGATATGGCCGTCATCAAAACAGAAATACAGGCAATCGAAACCGAATGGGCCAACGCGACAACAGCTAAGGACATCGACAAAGTAATGGCCCTCTATGCAGACGATGCCGTAGAAATGGCCGACGACGAACCCATGTCTGTGGGGAAGGCTGCTATCCGGCAGGTGTTGCTCAAAAGTATGAAAGCGCGCAAGGCCGGGACTACGGTTTCCTACGAGACGATGGACGTGTACGGCGATGGCCACCTAGTAACCGAAGTCGGGAAGACAACGATCAAAGACGCGGCTGGCAACGTAGTAAGTGCCGGCAAATACATGGGCATTTTTGAAAAACGCGACGGAAAATTTATCTGCATCCGCGATATTAACAACGAGGATCAGAAAGACAAGTGA
- a CDS encoding cupin domain-containing protein — MQRRKLVQLFLSIVPIATITPFLTKAQEKLRLLKGGFKVEADKDRWNEDTIFGKEKNMKCKVSGKDTNNNLYVVEENDPVDVGPSLHIHPNQDEVFFITKGNYLVKIGDEVFNLKKGDTAFAPRNIPHCFLTIGEGPHQMILTYQPAGKMEEFFYNRKNPAYTDGKTLEQQFKEHDMEIVGPKLSK; from the coding sequence ATGCAAAGACGAAAATTAGTTCAGTTGTTTCTTTCGATAGTACCGATTGCAACGATCACACCTTTTCTTACAAAGGCGCAAGAGAAACTCAGATTACTAAAAGGAGGATTTAAAGTAGAAGCTGATAAAGACCGATGGAATGAGGATACGATTTTTGGAAAGGAAAAAAATATGAAGTGTAAAGTTTCAGGTAAAGACACTAACAATAATTTATATGTCGTAGAGGAAAATGACCCCGTAGATGTTGGCCCATCTTTACATATTCATCCTAATCAAGATGAAGTGTTCTTTATCACAAAAGGAAATTACCTTGTAAAAATTGGGGATGAGGTATTTAATCTTAAGAAAGGCGACACTGCGTTTGCACCAAGAAATATTCCTCATTGTTTTCTTACAATTGGAGAAGGCCCTCACCAAATGATTCTTACCTACCAACCTGCGGGTAAAATGGAAGAGTTTTTTTACAATAGAAAAAATCCAGCATATACGGACGGAAAAACTCTTGAGCAGCAATTTAAGGAACATGACATGGAAATTGTTGGTCCTAAACTCTCTAAATAA
- a CDS encoding GNAT family N-acetyltransferase — translation MKHPMTEGVNWRISGKATTESKQSKPSQEMNTSEKVKTRTVVIPDDLEVVKKLWFDYLVWGNDKMQELYGVHPHNPQETVEQDIQQIDKFQPPYGQLILASYEGKVCGLGSLKRINSDIGELKRMFVDPTSRRIGAGRAILDRLLLEAKKVGYKKVRLDSPKFMEAAHALYRRFGFRDIDAYPEMEIPAEFKDYLLFMELDLTDD, via the coding sequence ATGAAACACCCCATGACTGAAGGCGTCAATTGGCGAATTAGCGGCAAGGCTACCACAGAAAGTAAACAATCAAAACCTAGTCAGGAAATGAACACAAGTGAAAAAGTAAAAACAAGAACTGTTGTTATTCCTGACGACCTGGAAGTCGTTAAAAAATTATGGTTTGATTATTTAGTTTGGGGTAACGACAAAATGCAAGAACTCTACGGCGTCCATCCCCATAATCCCCAAGAAACTGTTGAACAGGATATCCAACAGATTGACAAGTTTCAACCACCTTATGGACAGCTAATCCTGGCTAGTTATGAAGGTAAAGTATGTGGACTTGGAAGCCTAAAACGTATCAACTCCGATATCGGTGAACTAAAACGAATGTTTGTTGATCCAACCAGTAGACGAATTGGGGCTGGACGAGCTATTCTTGACCGACTTTTACTTGAAGCGAAAAAAGTCGGTTACAAAAAAGTTCGGCTCGACAGTCCGAAGTTTATGGAAGCCGCTCACGCCTTATATAGACGTTTTGGATTTCGTGACATTGATGCGTATCCGGAGATGGAAATTCCCGCAGAATTTAAAGACTATTTGTTATTCATGGAATTGGATTTAACTGACGACTAG
- a CDS encoding DUF1624 domain-containing protein codes for MAFPLPYTSATAGNINSAPSLIKSRIESIDVLRGLIMVIMALDHTRDFFHAQANIDDPLNLDTTTPVLYATRWITHFCAPTFALLSGTSIYLQGLRKSRSELSLFLLKRGLWLLVAEVLLIAPADTFTLFNTITLAVFWSLGISMVFMAGLTWLPFRAIQGIGLAIVLGHNLLDAVEQAPGFTSGFWWALFHGGGHRVFDYAPGRVIDVLYPFFPWLGLMMLGYCLGRLFAPTVAATKRQQGLFYLGAGAIGLFVGVRLLNEYGDPFPWSIQKDGLTTFFSFMKVHKYPPSLLYMCITVGPGLLGLALLENVHNRVTGVLRTYGRTAFFYYTIHWYVLHTLRMIVFFAAGHTMTEADKSLQTLPMRFVLPGDGGYNLGVVYLIWIAVVVSLYPLCRWYDAYKTAHKEQWWLSYL; via the coding sequence ATGGCCTTTCCGCTCCCCTATACATCGGCAACCGCAGGTAACATCAATTCAGCGCCTTCATTAATCAAAAGCCGCATCGAGTCCATCGACGTACTGCGGGGCCTGATTATGGTCATTATGGCGCTGGACCATACGCGCGATTTCTTTCATGCCCAGGCCAATATCGACGACCCGCTCAATCTCGATACCACCACGCCGGTCCTGTACGCCACCCGCTGGATTACCCATTTCTGCGCCCCTACGTTTGCCTTGCTGTCCGGTACGTCCATTTACCTGCAGGGTTTACGAAAATCGCGCAGCGAGTTGAGTCTGTTCCTGCTGAAACGGGGCCTATGGCTCCTTGTAGCCGAGGTACTCCTGATTGCGCCAGCAGATACGTTTACCCTGTTTAATACCATCACCCTGGCCGTTTTCTGGTCGCTGGGCATCAGCATGGTGTTCATGGCCGGGCTGACGTGGCTGCCGTTCCGGGCCATACAGGGCATTGGTTTAGCGATCGTTTTAGGCCATAATCTGCTGGATGCGGTGGAACAGGCACCGGGATTCACGTCGGGTTTTTGGTGGGCGCTGTTTCATGGTGGCGGTCACCGTGTGTTTGACTACGCGCCCGGTCGGGTCATTGATGTACTGTACCCGTTTTTTCCCTGGCTGGGGCTAATGATGCTGGGCTACTGCCTGGGCCGTTTGTTTGCCCCAACGGTTGCCGCCACGAAGCGTCAACAGGGGTTGTTTTATCTCGGTGCCGGAGCCATTGGGTTATTTGTGGGGGTGCGTTTGCTGAATGAATACGGCGACCCCTTCCCCTGGAGCATCCAAAAAGACGGCCTAACCACGTTCTTCTCGTTCATGAAGGTGCATAAATATCCACCATCGCTGCTGTACATGTGCATTACGGTTGGGCCGGGGCTGCTGGGGCTAGCGTTGCTGGAGAATGTACACAACCGCGTTACTGGCGTGCTCCGTACCTACGGACGAACGGCCTTTTTTTATTACACAATCCATTGGTATGTCCTGCATACCCTACGCATGATTGTCTTTTTTGCCGCTGGCCACACCATGACGGAGGCTGATAAATCGCTGCAAACCTTACCGATGCGGTTTGTGCTACCCGGCGATGGAGGCTACAATCTTGGCGTGGTTTACCTAATCTGGATAGCCGTTGTCGTGTCGTTGTATCCTCTGTGTCGCTGGTACGATGCATACAAGACAGCGCACAAAGAGCAGTGGTGGCTGAGCTATCTGTGA
- a CDS encoding RidA family protein gives MKTNQFTMMLAAFAALILLTVGCNTAPQKADEKPATQSDAPEYFMLRPELEKAYGYSHAVRIGNELKISGAVSMDEKGNLTAKGDLGQQMKNCYADLDKILKHYGYSWDDVVVENILTTNMPEFVNQSAYRNTIYKKQFPTGSWFGVKELALPGQLIEIELEAYKVH, from the coding sequence ATGAAGACCAACCAATTCACCATGATGCTGGCCGCTTTTGCTGCCCTGATTCTGTTGACCGTCGGTTGCAATACCGCTCCCCAAAAAGCAGATGAGAAACCAGCGACTCAATCCGATGCACCGGAGTACTTTATGTTACGGCCCGAACTCGAAAAAGCGTATGGCTATTCCCATGCCGTTCGGATTGGTAATGAACTGAAAATATCGGGTGCGGTCAGTATGGACGAGAAAGGAAACCTGACGGCGAAAGGTGATCTGGGCCAACAAATGAAAAACTGCTATGCCGATCTGGACAAGATACTGAAGCACTATGGCTACAGTTGGGATGACGTTGTGGTAGAGAATATTCTGACCACGAATATGCCCGAATTTGTGAACCAGTCGGCTTACCGAAATACGATCTACAAAAAGCAGTTTCCGACCGGGTCGTGGTTTGGCGTAAAGGAATTAGCCTTGCCCGGCCAGTTGATTGAGATTGAGTTAGAAGCCTATAAAGTGCACTAA
- a CDS encoding nuclear transport factor 2 family protein has product MKTNQFTPTLAIFAVLLLFAAGCNTPAKDTDTKMTAVSAMTTEHKQAIEQEISSLVKEFFQQVEKLDIETCMTYFENTPDFQAVNPDGTFGDYNALKKLNADGFSQMKTLSVVPTKEAIRVLTDSLVLYTFSMEQNATLKTGQKLKFEHVAGTMLFTKINGAWKATFYQESASPPVAVK; this is encoded by the coding sequence ATGAAAACCAATCAATTTACCCCCACCCTGGCCATTTTTGCCGTCCTGCTTCTGTTTGCCGCCGGTTGCAATACACCCGCAAAGGATACGGATACAAAAATGACCGCCGTGTCGGCAATGACAACCGAACACAAGCAGGCGATTGAGCAGGAAATTTCTTCTCTTGTGAAAGAATTCTTCCAACAGGTCGAAAAACTGGATATTGAAACGTGCATGACGTACTTTGAAAATACGCCTGATTTTCAGGCCGTCAATCCCGATGGCACCTTCGGCGATTACAACGCCCTCAAAAAATTGAACGCAGACGGGTTTAGCCAGATGAAGACGTTGAGCGTCGTACCAACTAAGGAAGCGATTCGGGTTTTGACTGACTCGCTGGTGCTGTATACGTTCTCGATGGAACAGAACGCAACCCTCAAAACCGGCCAGAAATTAAAGTTTGAGCACGTAGCGGGAACAATGCTTTTCACCAAAATCAATGGCGCGTGGAAAGCGACGTTTTACCAGGAGTCTGCATCGCCACCGGTAGCCGTCAAGTAG
- a CDS encoding nuclear transport factor 2 family protein, with product MKTSNLYHVMARLLTLLLLPAFAATTLAQGLNPEAVALTKTYQTAYNKGDRPTLMTLFADNVGWVNPDGSVTPGSKADVEADYVRDFGETAGSYMDFTVVSTEAQPDGKVKIGTTVSGYDFVRKTGAKLNPTAGIYEMLIGKVGGQWKISQVKWSMNTVGLEMRDLMKRFQDAFNREEAATLKTMFTADAVRTATDGTTTKGAAIIDFYTQGFVDADVTNVVSLANVSPQFDGSVIFTGTYRLTGRSAKGDRIVREGAYSNTAVKENGQWKISRNTQSKLVKAMVCHKVADYAAWKKGFDLFYNERMLAGELSAEVSTLADDPNTVCIISEWASPDAPKAFFARPDLAETMRKDGVIGKPTMLIMNKK from the coding sequence ATGAAAACCAGTAACCTATATCACGTCATGGCCCGGCTGTTGACGCTGCTGCTCCTCCCGGCCTTCGCAGCCACCACCCTCGCTCAGGGCCTCAACCCCGAAGCTGTTGCCTTGACCAAAACCTACCAGACAGCCTACAATAAAGGCGACCGGCCCACGCTGATGACCCTTTTTGCTGACAATGTGGGCTGGGTAAACCCCGATGGCAGTGTAACGCCCGGTTCTAAAGCCGATGTTGAAGCCGACTATGTACGCGATTTCGGCGAAACGGCCGGGTCGTATATGGACTTTACGGTGGTCAGCACCGAGGCACAGCCCGATGGCAAGGTAAAAATCGGCACGACCGTCAGCGGCTACGATTTTGTGCGGAAAACCGGCGCGAAGCTCAACCCCACAGCGGGCATCTATGAGATGCTGATCGGCAAGGTTGGCGGACAGTGGAAAATCAGTCAGGTCAAGTGGAGTATGAACACGGTGGGGCTTGAGATGCGCGACCTGATGAAGCGGTTTCAGGATGCCTTCAACCGCGAGGAGGCAGCGACCCTGAAAACGATGTTCACCGCCGATGCCGTGCGGACGGCTACGGACGGCACCACCACAAAAGGGGCTGCAATAATTGACTTTTACACACAGGGATTTGTCGATGCCGACGTGACCAACGTCGTTTCGCTGGCCAATGTTAGCCCGCAATTCGATGGCAGCGTAATTTTCACGGGAACCTATCGGCTAACGGGGCGGTCGGCAAAAGGAGACCGGATCGTGAGGGAGGGGGCTTATAGCAACACTGCGGTCAAAGAGAACGGGCAGTGGAAGATCAGCCGCAACACACAATCCAAACTCGTCAAAGCGATGGTCTGTCATAAAGTGGCCGACTATGCCGCCTGGAAAAAAGGCTTCGATCTGTTTTATAACGAACGAATGCTGGCGGGCGAACTAAGTGCCGAAGTCAGTACGCTGGCCGACGACCCCAACACGGTTTGTATCATCAGCGAGTGGGCCTCGCCCGACGCACCGAAGGCTTTTTTTGCCCGCCCGGATTTGGCGGAAACGATGCGAAAAGACGGTGTCATTGGTAAGCCTACCATGCTGATTATGAACAAGAAATAA
- a CDS encoding NAD-dependent epimerase/dehydratase family protein: MQTVGILGGAGFIGSYVTQKFLNEGYAVKVSASDPTNAEKYAHLNTLNRAENLMLVTCDVRDVAALESFMQGCAIVVHGGTPFQLAVEDPQRDLLDPTIRGTENFLAIANRTEGLKRVVFIASVASYNTSFPMPHPNHPAGQVFSEADTPWFSAEDHPYGQAKFLADQVVRKFIEANPDLPFEITTVSPVFVMGNSLSPRADSTSMGMQYLFKHKIAPNPFVEMLYANDVAFSVVDVRDVAEAVFQAATRSGLHGKNYLLSSESYRISDLSLMLNQQPPAAEAALVYSNTLATNDLGVAFRPAQETLQQAV, from the coding sequence ATGCAAACGGTAGGCATCCTTGGCGGAGCTGGCTTCATTGGCAGCTACGTCACCCAAAAATTTCTGAACGAGGGCTATGCCGTGAAAGTATCGGCTTCTGACCCGACAAATGCCGAAAAGTACGCTCACCTGAACACCCTCAACAGGGCCGAAAACCTGATGCTGGTGACCTGCGATGTACGCGATGTGGCTGCGCTTGAATCCTTTATGCAGGGCTGCGCGATTGTGGTACACGGCGGCACACCTTTTCAACTGGCGGTAGAAGACCCGCAACGTGACCTGCTGGACCCCACCATCCGGGGTACAGAAAATTTTCTGGCCATAGCCAATCGAACTGAGGGACTCAAACGTGTGGTGTTCATCGCGTCGGTGGCTTCCTATAATACTTCGTTTCCGATGCCTCATCCTAACCATCCCGCCGGTCAGGTGTTTTCCGAAGCCGATACGCCCTGGTTCAGTGCGGAGGACCATCCCTACGGACAAGCCAAGTTTCTGGCCGACCAGGTCGTAAGGAAATTCATCGAGGCAAACCCGGATTTACCCTTCGAGATTACTACCGTTTCACCCGTTTTTGTCATGGGCAATAGCTTGTCGCCCCGCGCCGATTCAACGTCTATGGGTATGCAATATCTGTTCAAGCACAAGATTGCCCCCAACCCATTTGTTGAAATGCTTTACGCTAATGATGTAGCGTTTTCGGTGGTGGATGTGCGGGACGTGGCCGAGGCCGTTTTTCAGGCAGCTACCCGGTCGGGCTTGCATGGCAAAAACTACCTCCTTTCGAGCGAAAGTTACCGCATCTCCGATCTGTCGCTCATGCTGAACCAGCAACCGCCCGCAGCCGAAGCCGCACTTGTATACAGCAACACCCTGGCGACCAATGACCTCGGCGTAGCGTTCAGGCCGGCGCAGGAAACGCTACAGCAGGCTGTGTAG
- a CDS encoding LytR/AlgR family response regulator transcription factor, translating into MDTPLKLLVVEDDMIIAATIALQLSKLGYEVSGIVPKGEEAILHAETNRPDLILLDISLKGSLDGIDTAHAIHQRWNIPIIYVTANTDEATFARAKKTHPYAYISKPIRAIELQRAIELATSRLADEPPTSFNPTPDAPFVLSDRIFVRHREKIVKIFIADILYVEADRNYCHLYTADKEYLLTTTLKVMEDKLPANFFVRVHRSYLANLTQVDEVGEGHIGIGGKTIPLSHLLREALLKRIQTI; encoded by the coding sequence ATGGACACCCCGTTGAAGTTGCTCGTCGTGGAGGACGACATGATTATTGCCGCCACCATTGCCCTGCAACTCAGCAAGCTCGGCTATGAGGTGAGCGGGATTGTACCTAAGGGCGAAGAAGCCATCCTACACGCTGAAACCAACCGACCTGACCTGATTCTGCTCGATATTAGTCTCAAAGGCTCACTCGACGGTATCGACACGGCCCATGCGATCCATCAGCGGTGGAATATCCCGATTATTTACGTCACGGCCAATACTGACGAGGCCACCTTTGCGCGGGCAAAAAAAACGCATCCCTACGCCTACATCTCCAAGCCGATCCGGGCCATTGAGCTACAACGGGCTATCGAACTGGCCACCAGCCGCCTGGCCGACGAGCCTCCCACCTCTTTCAACCCTACCCCCGACGCTCCCTTTGTTCTCAGTGACCGGATTTTTGTGCGGCACCGCGAAAAGATCGTCAAAATTTTCATCGCCGATATTCTCTATGTGGAAGCCGACCGCAACTATTGCCACCTCTACACGGCCGACAAAGAATACCTGCTGACAACGACCCTGAAGGTGATGGAAGACAAACTCCCGGCCAACTTTTTTGTGCGGGTGCACCGCTCCTACCTGGCAAATCTGACGCAGGTCGATGAGGTAGGCGAAGGCCATATCGGAATCGGGGGTAAAACGATTCCGCTCAGCCACCTTCTGCGCGAGGCACTACTGAAACGAATCCAGACCATTTGA
- a CDS encoding DUF429 domain-containing protein, whose protein sequence is MYVGIDGCRAGWLVASIDQETRLHHGIIQNLDELPAIPPKLCLIDIPLHFADTTYRSCEVAAQALLGVKKRASIFFTPHWGAVYATTYAEANRLNRLHIGKGVSKQTWNICGKIKEANRFMRDHPTYPLREAHPELSFYYLNQRQPLLSRKSTLEGATDRLEIIARYADRYPQVIANTLKMTKRKDVKPDDVIDATILAIRASESTLQCVPANRPFGTQDVILY, encoded by the coding sequence ATGTATGTAGGAATAGATGGGTGCCGGGCTGGCTGGCTGGTTGCCAGTATTGACCAAGAAACTAGGCTGCATCATGGCATTATACAAAACTTAGATGAGCTACCAGCTATCCCCCCTAAGCTATGCTTAATCGATATACCGCTTCACTTTGCTGATACTACCTATCGTAGCTGCGAAGTCGCGGCACAAGCGTTGCTGGGGGTAAAAAAGCGAGCTTCTATTTTTTTTACGCCACACTGGGGGGCCGTATACGCAACCACGTACGCGGAAGCAAACCGTCTCAATAGGCTTCACATCGGCAAAGGCGTGTCAAAACAAACCTGGAATATATGCGGAAAAATAAAGGAAGCGAATCGGTTTATGAGGGATCATCCGACCTATCCCTTGCGCGAAGCCCATCCAGAGCTTAGCTTTTACTACCTCAATCAGAGGCAACCCTTGCTGTCGAGAAAATCAACTCTTGAAGGAGCAACAGACAGGCTGGAAATCATTGCCCGGTATGCCGATAGATACCCTCAGGTGATTGCCAACACATTAAAGATGACGAAACGGAAAGATGTTAAACCAGATGATGTCATCGACGCGACGATTCTGGCGATACGAGCCAGCGAGAGTACACTGCAATGTGTGCCAGCAAATAGACCGTTCGGTACGCAGGATGTTATTCTATACTGA